A single region of the Candidatus Protochlamydia amoebophila UWE25 genome encodes:
- a CDS encoding hemolysin family protein, whose product MAALIFYFVFSHSVSFTCSILEAVLLCCTNGYIGLLKKKKPKAGKILEELKHRIDRPLAAILTLNTSAHTFGAAGVGAKVVEIFGDHTLAFASIVLTLTMLIATEMIPKTFGALYWKKLAPVSAYCIQFLIWVTYPFVVSFEYIAKLLARGKTHDKITEEEIKLILEEGSQAGVIREAEHDMVESIFRLGNRRVGILMIPRMDIEWLDLNHHTEELLQQINISPHNRFPVCDGELDKVIGLVTTKDVLNEILKTGKFDLKTLVKAPLFVPENMRVVQLLDLFKKTPDHIALVTDEYGGVQGLITLHDVLESIVGDVPSTSILPETQIIQRKDGSWLVDGMLPIDELKEQFDFDSLPEEEKGTYRTLGGFCMRQIGSIPNIGDTFTWQKFRFRVVKMNGRRVEKVLIHYLS is encoded by the coding sequence ATGGCAGCTCTAATATTCTATTTCGTCTTTTCTCATTCTGTTTCATTTACTTGTTCCATTTTAGAGGCAGTCTTACTCTGTTGCACGAATGGTTACATTGGACTTTTAAAGAAAAAAAAACCCAAAGCTGGAAAAATTCTAGAAGAACTTAAACATCGAATTGATCGCCCCCTAGCAGCCATTTTGACTCTAAATACGTCTGCCCACACATTTGGGGCGGCGGGAGTAGGTGCGAAAGTGGTAGAAATTTTTGGCGATCATACTTTAGCCTTTGCTTCTATTGTATTGACTTTAACAATGCTAATTGCAACTGAAATGATCCCAAAAACTTTTGGGGCTCTTTACTGGAAAAAACTTGCTCCTGTAAGTGCTTACTGCATACAATTTTTAATTTGGGTTACCTATCCATTTGTAGTTTCGTTCGAGTACATTGCGAAATTGCTTGCTAGGGGTAAAACTCATGACAAAATTACTGAAGAAGAAATTAAACTTATTTTAGAAGAAGGCTCTCAAGCAGGTGTGATTAGAGAAGCAGAACATGATATGGTTGAAAGCATTTTTCGACTTGGAAATAGACGCGTGGGAATTCTTATGATTCCTCGAATGGATATCGAATGGTTAGACTTAAATCATCATACAGAAGAGCTTCTCCAACAAATCAACATTTCTCCACATAATCGCTTTCCTGTTTGCGATGGAGAATTAGATAAAGTTATCGGTCTAGTTACCACAAAAGATGTCCTCAATGAAATTTTAAAAACTGGAAAATTTGATTTAAAAACTCTTGTTAAAGCCCCTTTGTTTGTACCTGAAAATATGCGCGTGGTTCAATTATTGGACTTATTTAAAAAAACTCCTGATCATATAGCACTTGTCACTGATGAGTATGGAGGAGTACAAGGGCTTATTACATTGCATGATGTGTTAGAATCCATTGTTGGCGATGTACCCTCTACTTCTATTTTACCAGAAACACAAATCATTCAACGAAAAGATGGCTCTTGGTTAGTTGATGGAATGCTACCAATAGATGAACTAAAAGAACAATTTGATTTTGATAGTCTTCCTGAAGAAGAAAAAGGAACTTATCGAACACTCGGTGGGTTTTGTATGCGACAAATCGGAAGCATTCCTAATATTGGAGATACTTTTACTTGGCAAAAATTCCGCTTTCGAGTTGTAAAAATGAATGGAAGGCGTGTAGAAAAAGTACTCATTCATTATCTTTCTTAA
- a CDS encoding tetratricopeptide repeat protein: MTAIYKKLLEIQDAQTFEHLDYFKDSQMWTTMTIDERSLFARLLVLQGASQLAEGNHQVLGNFEIANQVTNYSPAILYQQGLVFAAYPDNLRCLNYAHQAFDQATQKDSSLFDAWYQGALVLLKIGMFENDFYHLTEAQQKFQKASNMLIENSPVEKEFYWKWGLCLAVLGRCCGEPNDFYRSVEKYRKAEEVGSASEEFYIDYGHALADLASLLDQSTYYHEALQCFNRSTQINPLNFEGWYQQACCLLRLSETSLEPFFIEQADECFAKASELDALNSLLWLKWGQMEMLFGKATRDLKKVEESLNKFQKANDIDPNHPHVLSSWAETELFLGAQHEKLDWIQSAKTKITKSLEINPESPDGWYLYGSCLNELGRYFGEEVYYRQAIEKFQYGLSLTRQNPLLWYGLALAHFAIGELSEDQLFFEKAVHYCSRVIECGGGVFAQFWNDWGVSLMKLAEMTGQRHLVEQAIEKFERALKQPLVDLDMTDLDLEWVYNYGCAYDLLGDITEEPQYFEKSIQILLQILELDPDYVQARYNLAMAYSHLGEALCDIEPYFKAIEHFQLILEQDSEDEIIHMDFGVSLINLAILVHDIHHIEKSHGFYRQAESHLMQSIALGNTQAYYQIAGLYSLTGHSQHTMHYLEKALNSGALPPLEDLLHDEWLEGVRQTPAFKQFINQLSSQHFNDDK, translated from the coding sequence ATGACAGCAATTTATAAAAAACTTTTGGAAATTCAAGATGCTCAGACATTTGAACACTTGGATTATTTCAAAGATTCACAAATGTGGACTACAATGACGATTGATGAACGGTCTTTATTTGCCCGTTTATTGGTCTTGCAAGGAGCCTCACAACTTGCTGAAGGCAATCATCAAGTCTTGGGCAATTTTGAAATTGCTAATCAAGTAACTAATTATTCTCCGGCTATTCTTTATCAACAAGGACTCGTTTTTGCTGCTTATCCAGACAATTTACGCTGCCTAAATTATGCTCATCAAGCTTTTGATCAAGCAACCCAAAAGGATTCGTCTTTATTTGATGCTTGGTATCAAGGTGCCTTAGTTTTGTTAAAAATAGGTATGTTTGAAAATGATTTTTATCACTTAACGGAAGCCCAGCAAAAATTTCAAAAAGCTTCTAATATGCTTATTGAGAATTCACCTGTTGAAAAAGAATTTTATTGGAAATGGGGTCTCTGCTTAGCTGTTTTGGGTCGTTGCTGTGGCGAACCAAATGATTTTTACCGTTCGGTCGAAAAATATCGAAAAGCAGAAGAAGTGGGATCTGCTAGCGAGGAATTTTATATTGATTATGGGCATGCTTTAGCCGATTTAGCTTCTTTATTAGATCAGTCCACCTACTATCATGAAGCATTGCAATGTTTTAATCGCTCCACTCAAATAAATCCTTTGAATTTTGAGGGCTGGTACCAGCAAGCCTGTTGTTTACTTCGTCTTAGTGAAACTTCATTAGAACCTTTTTTTATCGAACAAGCGGATGAATGCTTTGCAAAAGCTTCTGAATTAGACGCGCTAAATAGTTTGCTATGGCTGAAATGGGGCCAAATGGAAATGCTTTTTGGAAAAGCAACTCGAGATTTAAAGAAAGTGGAAGAAAGTTTGAATAAATTCCAAAAAGCAAATGACATCGATCCGAATCATCCTCATGTTTTAAGTAGTTGGGCTGAAACAGAACTCTTTTTAGGAGCTCAGCATGAAAAATTAGATTGGATTCAATCTGCCAAAACAAAAATTACAAAAAGTTTGGAAATTAATCCTGAGTCTCCAGATGGGTGGTATCTTTACGGCTCTTGTTTAAATGAGTTGGGCCGCTATTTTGGTGAGGAGGTTTACTATCGTCAAGCAATTGAAAAATTTCAGTATGGTTTGTCCCTGACACGACAAAACCCACTTCTTTGGTATGGACTCGCTCTGGCCCACTTTGCGATTGGAGAGTTGAGTGAAGATCAATTATTTTTTGAAAAGGCAGTTCATTACTGTTCCCGTGTTATCGAGTGTGGCGGAGGAGTTTTTGCTCAATTTTGGAATGACTGGGGCGTCTCTCTCATGAAATTAGCAGAAATGACAGGCCAACGACATTTAGTCGAACAAGCAATTGAAAAATTTGAACGAGCACTTAAACAGCCTCTCGTTGATCTCGACATGACTGATTTAGATTTAGAATGGGTCTATAACTATGGTTGTGCCTACGATTTATTGGGTGATATCACTGAAGAGCCTCAATATTTTGAAAAGTCTATTCAAATTTTATTACAAATTTTAGAACTTGATCCCGATTATGTTCAAGCTCGATACAACCTTGCAATGGCTTATTCCCACTTGGGAGAAGCTTTGTGCGATATCGAGCCTTACTTTAAAGCGATTGAACATTTTCAGTTAATCCTTGAACAAGATTCTGAGGATGAAATCATTCATATGGATTTCGGCGTTTCTCTGATTAATTTAGCGATCTTGGTTCATGACATTCATCATATTGAAAAATCTCATGGCTTTTATAGGCAAGCTGAAAGTCATTTAATGCAATCGATTGCATTAGGCAATACGCAAGCTTATTATCAGATTGCTGGTTTATATTCATTGACAGGGCATTCGCAGCATACCATGCATTATCTTGAGAAAGCGTTAAATTCCGGAGCTCTTCCTCCGTTGGAAGATTTACTTCATGATGAATGGTTAGAAGGTGTTAGACAAACTCCCGCTTTCAAACAATTTATTAATCAACTTTCCAGTCAACATTTTAATGATGACAAATAA
- a CDS encoding SAM-dependent methyltransferase, whose product MFQQFKSLDEIVYLTWIKLKVIVINFIEFMRVIFHYYGELKFLKIDLKLIISYFFNNPYQVSKQFLSSKRSKNLYAYGETPLTTLELIAKECQLSVRDTVFELGCGRGRTCFWLHHFIGCQVVGIDYVPQFIERANEVKALFHLSGIEFRLENFLETNFSRATIIYLYGSCYSTSFIKQLVSHLETLPLGTKVVTVSYPLTNYQKKPSFNLLKQFPAKFTWGVAEVYLQIKK is encoded by the coding sequence ATGTTTCAGCAATTCAAATCGTTAGATGAGATAGTGTATCTTACTTGGATTAAACTAAAAGTTATAGTGATTAATTTTATTGAATTTATGCGTGTGATTTTCCATTATTACGGTGAACTCAAATTTTTAAAAATAGATCTCAAGCTTATCATATCTTACTTTTTTAACAATCCTTATCAAGTGAGCAAACAATTTTTAAGTTCCAAAAGATCTAAAAATCTTTATGCTTATGGGGAAACCCCTTTGACAACTTTAGAGTTAATCGCTAAAGAATGCCAATTATCTGTAAGAGACACTGTGTTTGAGCTGGGATGTGGAAGAGGACGTACCTGTTTCTGGCTTCATCATTTCATCGGTTGCCAAGTCGTTGGAATTGATTATGTACCGCAATTTATTGAGCGAGCAAATGAGGTTAAAGCTTTATTCCATCTTTCTGGTATCGAATTTCGTTTAGAAAATTTTTTGGAAACTAACTTTTCTCGCGCAACTATTATTTATCTCTATGGATCTTGTTATTCTACTTCATTTATTAAACAACTGGTTTCTCATTTGGAAACACTTCCCCTAGGAACAAAAGTCGTGACGGTGAGTTATCCTTTGACCAATTATCAAAAAAAACCTTCATTTAATTTGCTCAAGCAATTTCCGGCCAAATTCACTTGGGGAGTTGCTGAAGTTTATTTACAAATTAAAAAGTAA
- a CDS encoding tetratricopeptide repeat protein — protein MTASNYRLVDLEKKEIMAKTKNLHYMAYHLYRDRQYEEASLFFRLLTVVNHNEPKYWKGLGACLQMKQDYSEALNCYIHTQSLYNKQLDPYLYIYAADCYFALNQIDDGLKALEAARLSAPQNAQILKHVALMKTQWESSPKNN, from the coding sequence ATGACCGCATCTAATTACCGCTTAGTCGACCTTGAAAAAAAAGAGATAATGGCAAAAACTAAAAATTTGCATTATATGGCCTATCATCTTTATCGAGACCGGCAATATGAAGAAGCCTCACTCTTCTTTCGTTTGCTGACGGTGGTAAATCATAATGAGCCAAAATATTGGAAAGGCTTAGGTGCTTGCTTACAAATGAAGCAAGATTATTCTGAAGCCTTAAATTGTTATATTCACACGCAATCCCTTTACAATAAGCAATTAGATCCTTATCTTTACATTTATGCAGCTGATTGTTATTTTGCTCTCAATCAAATTGATGATGGCTTAAAAGCGTTAGAAGCGGCTCGTTTGAGTGCTCCTCAAAATGCACAAATATTAAAACATGTCGCTCTCATGAAAACTCAATGGGAAAGCAGCCCTAAAAACAATTAG
- the mgtE gene encoding magnesium transporter yields MDSRRSQLDDVLNEKLEQAFHKPTSQFMLHDIAKIASEHDPIDLAYAVTRLPPNARVVVYENLPDLNAKIIFMINVGSTTRTSIFSQINDQEIKRLLERMPPDEATWLLDDMSNRRMKRVLDLLEPKKAMRIRELYKHERNSAGRMMTNEFFSFHMNTTIGEVAAVIRDNPGIDLTRRIFVLADDEELVGFVPARNLIVNPPYIPIRQVMRPILHQINVEDSRDEAVDIVERYKISALPVVDEQNHLLGVITYENVLEALKDIADETIASFAGTAEDFSEHEPIFKRFLWRAPWLIVTLCAGLVTATALSHFKDRNWFTFVALFVPLIAGMSGNVGIQCSTILVRGMSTGELSHGSRREAILEELSIGVLIGIIFGLVCGVFVYLLNRFDVHYAGSSPLVLGAIVSCGLLGACLMATLLGSLSPFFFARFRIDPAVASGPIVTAFNDVLSTLMYIFIAKMISTFFLPTM; encoded by the coding sequence ATGGATTCTCGAAGAAGCCAATTAGACGATGTCCTCAATGAAAAGCTTGAGCAAGCCTTTCATAAGCCCACTTCTCAATTCATGCTGCATGATATTGCTAAAATTGCAAGTGAACATGATCCTATCGACCTTGCGTATGCTGTCACAAGGCTTCCTCCCAATGCACGTGTTGTTGTGTATGAAAACTTACCTGATTTAAATGCCAAGATCATTTTTATGATTAATGTTGGCAGTACGACCCGGACCTCCATTTTTTCACAAATTAATGATCAGGAAATTAAACGACTTTTAGAAAGGATGCCTCCTGATGAAGCGACATGGCTTTTAGACGATATGTCGAATCGGCGAATGAAGCGAGTATTGGATTTATTAGAACCAAAAAAAGCAATGCGCATTCGAGAGCTTTATAAACATGAAAGAAATAGTGCTGGTCGTATGATGACGAATGAATTTTTTTCATTTCATATGAACACCACAATCGGAGAAGTTGCTGCAGTCATCAGAGATAATCCAGGAATTGATTTAACACGTCGAATTTTTGTATTAGCAGATGATGAGGAACTAGTCGGTTTTGTCCCGGCCCGTAATTTGATTGTCAATCCTCCTTACATTCCAATTCGACAAGTCATGCGTCCAATCCTTCATCAAATCAACGTAGAAGATTCTCGTGATGAAGCCGTTGATATTGTGGAGCGCTATAAAATTTCTGCTTTACCTGTTGTGGATGAGCAAAATCATTTGCTCGGCGTGATTACCTATGAAAATGTTTTAGAAGCTTTAAAAGATATTGCTGATGAAACCATTGCTAGTTTTGCTGGTACAGCCGAAGATTTCAGTGAACATGAACCTATTTTTAAAAGATTTTTGTGGCGCGCTCCCTGGTTAATTGTAACATTGTGTGCAGGGCTTGTCACAGCAACAGCTTTATCACACTTTAAAGACCGAAATTGGTTTACTTTTGTCGCTCTCTTTGTCCCTTTAATTGCCGGAATGTCTGGCAATGTGGGCATTCAGTGTAGCACAATTTTAGTTAGGGGAATGTCTACTGGAGAACTTTCGCATGGTTCTCGCCGAGAAGCCATTCTTGAAGAACTTAGTATTGGTGTCTTAATTGGAATTATTTTCGGTTTAGTTTGTGGGGTATTTGTTTACTTACTTAATCGTTTCGATGTTCATTATGCTGGCTCAAGTCCGCTTGTGTTAGGCGCAATCGTCAGTTGTGGATTACTCGGAGCCTGTTTGATGGCGACACTATTAGGTTCATTATCGCCGTTTTTCTTTGCTCGTTTTCGCATAGATCCAGCCGTTGCTTCTGGACCTATTGTTACGGCCTTTAATGACGTTTTATCTACTCTGATGTACATCTTCATTGCCAAAATGATTAGTACATTTTTTCTCCCAACAATGTAA
- the typA gene encoding translational GTPase TypA, translating into MYSPEKIRNIAIIAHIDHGKTTLLDALLKQSKIFRDNQQVRERVMDSYDQEQERGITIFAKHTSVYFDDFKINIIDTPGHADFSGEVERILGMVDSVLLLVDAQEGPMPQTRFVLSKSLKMGIKPIVVLNKIDRPHANPDRVLDLTFDLFSELGATDEQLDFRYCYASGLSGFAMHHMHDTHKDMRPLFELITYAVQQPKGSLENPFLMHVSTITYDDYVGRQACGKILEGTVKKGQQLIHIDENGVETKCTITRIEGHLGIEKVEMEEAGVGDIVILSGIPEVTIGDTICDPKKIVRLPRIKLDEPTVSVDMTVNNSPFVGRSGKHVTMNKIRDRLEKEKRANISLRIEDESGDQDKITVSGRGELHLAVLVEAMRREQYEFSISKPRVIIKEVNGEKYEPIERVHIEVPQDYSGTVIEELSRRKGELQLLDTDENGITAIDFLIPTRGLMGYRNDFLTATRGLGILTSVFENFSPWKGTIPGRTRGVLLSNGPGKTSGYACFNLQDRGVMFVAPGDEVYEGMVVGENSRDNDLVVNVTKGKQLTNVRASGSDENIILIPARRFTLEQAIDYIQDDELIEVTPDSIRMRKRHLLENDRKRAGGKA; encoded by the coding sequence ATGTATTCTCCTGAAAAAATCCGTAATATTGCGATCATTGCGCACATTGACCACGGTAAAACAACATTGTTAGATGCTTTGCTTAAACAGTCTAAAATTTTTCGCGATAATCAACAAGTTCGCGAACGCGTTATGGACTCATATGATCAAGAACAAGAACGTGGAATTACTATTTTTGCTAAACATACGTCTGTTTACTTTGATGATTTCAAAATTAATATTATTGACACTCCAGGACACGCTGATTTCTCAGGTGAAGTCGAACGTATTTTAGGAATGGTAGATTCAGTCCTACTACTTGTAGATGCCCAAGAGGGACCGATGCCTCAAACCCGCTTTGTTCTTTCTAAATCATTAAAAATGGGCATTAAACCTATTGTCGTCTTAAATAAAATTGACCGACCTCATGCCAACCCAGATAGAGTATTAGACTTAACATTTGATCTATTTAGTGAACTTGGTGCAACAGATGAACAACTTGATTTCCGCTATTGCTATGCATCAGGGTTATCAGGATTTGCGATGCACCACATGCACGATACACATAAAGATATGCGTCCTTTATTTGAACTTATTACTTACGCCGTACAACAGCCTAAAGGTAGCCTCGAAAATCCTTTCTTAATGCATGTATCTACAATTACTTATGATGATTATGTTGGCCGTCAAGCTTGTGGAAAAATTTTAGAAGGGACTGTCAAAAAAGGACAGCAGCTCATTCATATCGATGAAAATGGGGTGGAAACCAAATGCACAATTACCCGTATTGAAGGGCATTTAGGAATTGAAAAAGTTGAAATGGAAGAAGCTGGCGTAGGCGACATTGTCATCTTATCAGGTATTCCAGAAGTGACAATTGGTGACACAATTTGCGATCCTAAAAAAATTGTTCGACTTCCTCGTATTAAGCTAGATGAACCTACAGTTTCCGTCGATATGACAGTTAATAATAGCCCATTTGTTGGTCGTAGTGGTAAACACGTTACAATGAATAAAATTCGCGATCGCTTAGAAAAAGAAAAACGCGCTAATATTTCCCTCAGAATCGAAGATGAGAGCGGAGATCAAGATAAAATTACTGTATCAGGTCGCGGAGAGCTTCACTTAGCTGTTTTAGTAGAAGCTATGCGCCGTGAACAATACGAGTTTAGCATTTCTAAACCTCGAGTTATTATTAAAGAAGTCAATGGCGAGAAATACGAACCGATTGAACGGGTACATATTGAGGTTCCACAAGACTACTCAGGAACAGTGATTGAAGAACTTTCCCGACGCAAAGGAGAACTTCAACTACTAGATACAGATGAAAATGGAATTACTGCTATAGACTTTTTGATTCCTACAAGAGGGCTCATGGGTTATCGCAATGACTTTTTAACCGCGACTAGAGGTCTCGGAATTTTGACGTCTGTTTTTGAAAACTTTTCTCCTTGGAAAGGAACTATTCCTGGTCGTACAAGGGGTGTCTTACTCTCTAATGGACCAGGCAAAACCAGCGGTTACGCTTGCTTTAATTTACAAGATCGTGGAGTCATGTTTGTTGCTCCCGGGGATGAGGTTTACGAAGGAATGGTCGTTGGAGAGAATAGTCGCGATAATGACTTAGTGGTCAACGTAACTAAAGGAAAACAATTGACAAACGTCAGAGCTTCTGGAAGTGATGAAAACATTATCTTAATCCCTGCTCGCCGGTTTACTCTTGAACAGGCAATTGATTATATCCAAGATGATGAATTAATCGAAGTCACTCCTGACAGCATCCGTATGCGAAAACGTCATCTTTTAGAGAATGACCGCAAACGAGCTGGTGGAAAAGCCTAA
- a CDS encoding thioredoxin domain-containing protein has protein sequence MSDKPLYTNRLIHEKSPYLLQHAHNPVDWYPWGEEAFHIAKTQDKPIFLSIGYATCHWCHVMERESFEDIEVADSMNQTFVSIKVDREELPEVDSLYMEFSQSMMAGAAGWPLNVILTPDLQPFFATTYLPSHSSHGMMGLIDLIQRIAELWSSEEREKIITQAEKIVEVFSKAVHTTGEDIPDEEQISITADLLYKMADPTYGGIKGAPKFPIGYQYSFMLRYYANMKDSRALFLVERTLDMLHRGGIYDHLGGGFSRYSIDEKWLVPHFEKMLYDNAILAQSYLEAWQLTKKNLYKEVAQEILNYILRDMTYSDGGFYSAEDADSEGHEGFFYTWKEEEVKEILGDHSQLFCEYYDITAEGNFEGRNILHTPLNLEEFASKHQQDIDQLRIIFDNQRKKLWSAREKRIHPLKDDKILSSWNGLMIYSFAEAAFTFDCPLYLEAAVKAARFIKNKLWKNQKLLRRWREGQAMFQAGLDEYAFMIKGALSLFEANAGTEWLEWAIEMATLLKDQYKAEEGAFYQTDGGDKNLLLRKCQFSDGAEPSGNAVHCENLLRLYQLTNEEDYLAQAEDIFKGVKEYLENYAPGYCYHVMNLLRYYDDTSPTIVIALNSTREHEQAIKQLLYQNFIPHKAIIWQTQDLQLEEIIPYVKEQEARDDQTTLYICYEGACQQPIIDLKQMKEAIEKL, from the coding sequence ATGTCAGATAAACCTCTTTATACTAATCGTTTAATTCATGAGAAATCTCCCTACTTACTACAACATGCTCACAATCCTGTTGATTGGTATCCATGGGGAGAAGAAGCCTTTCATATTGCGAAAACTCAAGATAAACCTATATTTCTTTCGATTGGTTATGCGACTTGTCATTGGTGTCATGTAATGGAACGAGAGTCTTTTGAAGATATAGAAGTGGCCGATTCAATGAACCAAACTTTTGTGAGCATTAAAGTCGATCGAGAAGAACTACCAGAAGTAGATAGTTTATATATGGAATTTTCTCAGAGTATGATGGCTGGGGCAGCGGGATGGCCACTGAATGTTATCTTAACACCTGATCTTCAGCCCTTTTTCGCGACTACTTATTTGCCATCTCATAGTAGTCATGGAATGATGGGTTTGATCGATTTAATTCAACGAATTGCGGAGCTTTGGTCAAGTGAGGAAAGAGAAAAAATCATCACACAAGCAGAGAAGATTGTTGAAGTGTTTTCGAAGGCTGTTCATACCACAGGAGAAGATATTCCTGATGAAGAACAAATTTCTATCACAGCAGATTTATTATATAAAATGGCTGATCCAACTTATGGTGGAATTAAAGGAGCTCCGAAATTTCCAATAGGTTATCAGTATAGTTTTATGTTGCGATATTATGCAAATATGAAAGATAGTCGTGCCCTTTTTCTTGTTGAAAGAACCCTAGATATGCTTCATCGGGGGGGGATTTATGATCATTTAGGGGGAGGCTTTTCTCGTTATAGTATTGATGAAAAATGGCTTGTTCCTCATTTTGAAAAAATGCTTTATGATAATGCAATTCTAGCTCAGAGCTATTTAGAAGCTTGGCAATTGACTAAAAAAAATCTTTATAAAGAGGTTGCTCAGGAAATTCTGAACTACATATTGCGTGACATGACTTATTCAGATGGAGGATTTTATTCCGCTGAAGATGCAGATTCGGAAGGGCATGAAGGATTTTTTTATACGTGGAAAGAGGAAGAGGTAAAAGAAATTCTAGGGGATCATAGCCAATTATTTTGCGAATATTATGATATCACCGCAGAGGGCAATTTTGAAGGAAGAAATATTCTTCATACTCCTTTAAATTTAGAAGAATTTGCTTCTAAACATCAGCAAGATATTGATCAATTAAGAATTATATTTGACAATCAACGGAAAAAGTTGTGGTCTGCCAGAGAAAAGCGAATCCATCCTCTAAAAGATGATAAAATATTAAGTTCTTGGAATGGACTAATGATTTATTCTTTTGCTGAAGCAGCATTTACATTTGACTGCCCCCTTTATCTAGAAGCAGCAGTTAAAGCGGCCCGCTTCATAAAGAACAAACTTTGGAAAAACCAGAAATTATTACGCCGGTGGAGAGAAGGACAAGCGATGTTTCAAGCTGGTTTAGATGAATATGCTTTTATGATTAAAGGGGCACTATCTTTATTTGAAGCTAACGCTGGAACGGAATGGTTAGAATGGGCAATAGAAATGGCGACTTTATTGAAAGATCAATATAAGGCCGAAGAAGGGGCTTTTTATCAAACTGATGGAGGTGATAAAAATCTCTTACTAAGAAAATGTCAATTTTCTGATGGAGCCGAGCCTTCTGGAAATGCTGTTCACTGTGAGAATTTATTAAGGCTTTATCAATTAACGAATGAAGAAGATTATTTAGCACAAGCTGAAGATATCTTTAAAGGTGTTAAAGAATATTTAGAAAATTATGCCCCAGGGTATTGCTATCACGTCATGAATTTGCTACGTTATTATGATGATACAAGCCCTACAATAGTCATTGCATTAAATTCTACAAGAGAACATGAACAGGCTATTAAACAATTACTTTATCAAAATTTTATTCCTCATAAAGCAATCATTTGGCAAACACAAGATTTACAGTTGGAAGAAATTATTCCTTATGTAAAAGAGCAAGAAGCGCGTGATGACCAAACAACTTTATATATTTGTTACGAGGGTGCATGTCAACAACCTATCATAGATTTAAAGCAGATGAAAGAAGCTATTGAAAAACTTTGA
- a CDS encoding glycosyltransferase family 92 protein, which produces MNYFLSIIFLFFINTCEGYIYDLSVCAIFKNEAPYLREWIEYHRLIGVKHFYLYNHDSTDHYDCILEPYIQLGIVELENAINYPDFNGTQVDCYNRCLIKSRGVSTWVAFIDIDEFILPALNVDLAWLLSHYINYAGVALNWRCFGTSQIANLKEDELMISQLVMCSLPDYSANVHVKSIVRPELVVQFCCPHNPVYVPGYYAVDVDKFPQEGPLSQTVKLNQIRINHYWTRDEHFFTQYKKPRRLAWGDSEAQIYLFLKDLNVDRDETILRYISRLKIAIEK; this is translated from the coding sequence ATGAATTACTTTTTAAGTATTATTTTTCTATTTTTTATAAATACTTGTGAAGGTTATATTTACGATCTTTCTGTCTGCGCTATTTTCAAAAACGAAGCCCCTTATTTAAGAGAATGGATAGAATATCATCGTTTAATAGGTGTGAAGCATTTTTATTTATATAATCATGACAGTACAGACCACTATGATTGCATTTTAGAGCCTTATATTCAGTTAGGGATAGTTGAGCTTGAAAATGCCATTAATTATCCTGATTTTAATGGAACACAAGTTGATTGTTATAATAGATGTTTGATTAAAAGCAGAGGAGTTTCTACATGGGTTGCTTTTATTGATATCGATGAATTCATTTTACCAGCTTTAAATGTAGATTTAGCTTGGCTTCTTTCTCATTATATAAATTATGCAGGAGTCGCTTTAAATTGGCGCTGTTTTGGAACGTCTCAAATTGCTAATTTAAAGGAAGATGAGCTTATGATTAGTCAATTAGTCATGTGTTCGCTCCCTGACTATTCTGCAAATGTTCATGTCAAAAGTATCGTGCGCCCAGAGTTGGTCGTGCAGTTTTGTTGTCCGCATAATCCAGTTTATGTACCAGGTTATTATGCTGTAGATGTAGATAAGTTTCCTCAAGAAGGTCCTTTAAGTCAAACTGTTAAGCTTAACCAAATTAGAATTAACCATTACTGGACTCGTGATGAACATTTTTTTACTCAATATAAAAAACCTCGACGGTTGGCCTGGGGTGATTCAGAGGCTCAAATTTACTTATTTTTAAAAGATTTAAACGTTGATCGCGACGAGACTATTTTAAGGTATATTTCAAGATTGAAAATAGCAATAGAAAAGTAA